From the Syntrophorhabdaceae bacterium genome, the window GTGAAAAGATCTTCGTCTTTGCAAGCTTCTGTTTTGCAATGGTTAAGGCCGCCCTGGCCCTTTCTACCTCAGACTCTGCATAGACCAATCTTGTAGATACATCGTCATACTGTTGACTGGTAACAAGCTGTTCTTTGTAAAGGGTTTCTTTTCTTGTGAATTCAATCTTTGTATTGGCGAGCGTTGCTTTGGTCTGTTTAAGAAATGCCTCAGCCCTGATAACCTCGTTGGAGTACTCAATATCGTCTATTGTCGCAAGAAGCATGCCTTTTGTAACCGCTGTGCCTTCATCGACTTTTACGCTCTTGATAATTCCATCTATCTCTGCACCGATATTTACTTCCTCGTATGGATTTAATGTTCCTGTTGCCTCTATAAAAGGGCGCAACTGCTGCTTTTCTGATACCCTGACAATTACATTATAGGTCTTCTCCTGAGATGCTTTATCATCCTTATTTTTACAACCATCCCCCATGAACAGGCATGATGCGGCAACGACTATACACAATACAACATGAATGAACCGTTTCTCTTTCATCCTCTTTGTTCCTCCACGTCTGCAATCAGGGTTTTTTAAGGGCTGCGTTGCTGCTCACAACAAACTGCAACAACGTGCCCGTTGTCCTTCTCAATCTGGCGACCGATAACTGGTAATTGTATATAACATCAGCCAGCTGTCTCTGTGCTGTAACAAGCAGCGTATTGGCATCCATAACGTCAATGCTGTGGGCAAGTCCATATTCGAACTGCTTCGAAACGGCATTGAAATTATCTTTTGCAAAGACAAGCTGATCCTCAAGGGATTTCAGGATACCTTTTTGTGTGAGAAAATCGAGATAAGCATTTTCAACTTCAACAGTCACTGATTTTTTTATATCTTCAAAGGTATAATCAGCCTGCCTCTTTTTTGCAACAGCCTCCTGGACCTCTGCGGCCCTTAATCCGCCTTCAAAGAAAGGGAAGACAAGCCTTACGCCGCCATACAGGTTATCCCTTATAAGACTCTGCGTTTCGGGACTCTCAATCTTTCTCTGGTACGCGCCTTCGACGGCAACCACAGGCCAGTAGGAGCCCCTCGTGAATTTAACCGCGGCACCGGCTATACTCTTCTGCAGATCCGACGACCTTAACTCGGCCCGTTCCGTGTATGCGGTCTCTTTCAGACAAACAACGGTTGGTAATTTACATCCCTTTACAACACTATCAATATCATCAGAACGGGAAGCTGCCAGTAACAGATCCTGGGTCTCTTTAATCTCAAAGTCACCATGAATACCTACAACCCTCGCAAGGACAGCCTTTGCCAGTTTCCGGATGTTTTCAGCCTTAATCAGATCAGATTGCGCCCCTGACAATTCAGCCTCTGCTCGCAGGAGCGTTGTTTTCGTAACCTCTCCTACTTTTAACCGGGTC encodes:
- a CDS encoding TolC family protein, giving the protein MKTFVFSCFVIVLVCSQVLALEYTLDDLYKMALERSEKIKISEEDLFIAEKGRDKALSALLPKLSGVGGYTSYKNNKVNDNDSLIQPDDTANWGFRLDQSFSLAGREIIAYGIAKNSIGKSRYDLFAVKEGYMYTVTSTYYDLMKAKKVVDIARQNVERLTKYRDAASTRLKVGEVTKTTLLRAEAELSGAQSDLIKAENIRKLAKAVLARVVGIHGDFEIKETQDLLLAASRSDDIDSVVKGCKLPTVVCLKETAYTERAELRSSDLQKSIAGAAVKFTRGSYWPVVAVEGAYQRKIESPETQSLIRDNLYGGVRLVFPFFEGGLRAAEVQEAVAKKRQADYTFEDIKKSVTVEVENAYLDFLTQKGILKSLEDQLVFAKDNFNAVSKQFEYGLAHSIDVMDANTLLVTAQRQLADVIYNYQLSVARLRRTTGTLLQFVVSSNAALKKP